The following coding sequences lie in one Primulina huaijiensis isolate GDHJ02 chromosome 2, ASM1229523v2, whole genome shotgun sequence genomic window:
- the LOC140965262 gene encoding zinc finger protein ZAT10-like, translating to MALEALNSPTASAPPSFLYENDHASLMYQLDSWTKGKRSKRPRSVETQEPTEEEYLALCLIMLARGVTSTSVPVMMDKNSQTRTRTPPPPVAVDSAKLIYKCSVCNKAFGSYQALGGHKASHRKLNGGDENSTTSTSAATTSTSSVTALSGKTHECSICHKRFPTGQALGGHKRRHYEGNVGAGNGTVTSSEGAGSTVTHRDFDLNLPALPNFWPGFGSGVEDEVESPHPAKKSRLSLATKSEIF from the coding sequence ATGGCGCTTGAAGCTTTGAACTCGCCGACTGCTTCTGCGCCTCCCTCGTTTCTATACGAGAATGATCATGCCAGTCTGATGTATCAACTTGATTCATGGACCAAAGGCAAGAGATCAAAGCGTCCAAGAAGCGTTGAAACGCAGGAACCCACTGAGGAAGAGTACTTGGCTCTTTGTCTTATCATGCTCGCTCGCGGTGTCACTTCTACATCTGTCCCAGTGATGATGGATAAGAATTCACAAACTCGGACCAGAACTCCACCGCCTCCAGTTGCGGTGGACTCGGCTAAGTTAATTTACAAGTGTTCTGTTTGTAACAAGGCGTTTGGATCCTACCAAGCTTTGGGTGGACACAAAGCCAGCCACCGCAAGCTTAACGGCGGGGATGAGAACTCTACTACCTCCACCTCGGCCGCCACGACCTCCACTAGTTCTGTTACAGCACTGAGCGGGAAGACCCACGAGTGTTCCATCTGTCACAAGCGCTTCCCCACAGGGCAGGCCTTGGGAGGCCACAAGCGCCGCCACTACGAAGGCAACGTCGGTGCAGGGAACGGTACGGTGACGTCTTCGGAGGGTGCGGGATCCACCGTTACACACAGAGACTTCGACTTGAATCTGCCAGCTTTGCCGAATTTCTGGCCGGGATTTGGCTCCGGCGTTGAAGATGAAGTTGAAAGCCCACACCCTGCCAAGAAATCGCGTCTCTCGCTGGCAACAAAATCGGAAATATTCTGA